A region of the Stutzerimonas stutzeri genome:
ATTGCTCGGGACGGTAGCCCAGGCGTAGCCCGCCCCAATGGCGACCACCTACCAGGATCGGCACGGAAAGATCGTGCATCAGCTCGCCAGTGTCACGGCTGTAGGTTTGCAGCAGCACACGGCGCTGGTGGCTGCCGCAGCGACCACCAGTGCGATCATTGAACAGGCGCTTGCTGCGACTCTTGACCCGATCTATTTCCGGGTTGCCCACTGGCGGCTGGCTGAACGCGCGGTTATGCGTCGGCACGTAGCCTTCGGGTGTGGTGGCGATGGCATACACCAGCGCCGAATGCTTCTGCAGCAACGGCTCCTGAATCGCCGGCAGCACCTCGTCGGCATAGCGGTCGAAGCGGGTCTGGTACTTCACCGGATCGGTGTTGGGTTGCGCCCGATAGTTACGGTCGAAGAGGTCGTCAAGACTGACCCGCCCAGCCTGGATATCCGCCTCGAACCGTGCGCCGATGGCCGCAGCCCCCTGACGGGCCAGATCGAATATTGACTGGTGATAATCGTCAAGCTGGACCTCGGCCAACTGCTCGCTCGCACTCTCGGCTTGCGCGACCAGCCGCTCGGCGGCCAGCTCGAGCTGGCGCGTTTGCTTCTCGCTATCCAAAGCATCTGCTCGCAGCTGATCGAGGGCGACGAACTGCGCAGTCAAGCGTTGATGGTTGTCGGCGGTGCCGGTGGTGATCTGCTCCACCTGACTTTCGACGCTGCCGGCCAGTTCGGCAATGCCGCTGAGCTGCTCACCGGTGGCGGCGATCTGCTCTGCAGCGGCGTCCAGCTCATTGCCCTGGCGCTGGATATAGCTAACTACCGCTTCGCTCTGCTG
Encoded here:
- a CDS encoding methyl-accepting chemotaxis protein, encoding MSPANRHPKVVVFQAALIIGLLLVHHWLTPPLLVTGTLLMVAAMWPWFTAWLAADRGVSVTDSEPQAFAELTKNLSRNTCHNALSAAQVAYSAEQLASRLKSQLQAVSEIANGAQAIAATEQDSADRARHTLDAAQAVRQRSDAGQSELQRAIERMQQLSEQTHASRELIDGLSARTEEIRRITDVIQSIASQTNLLALNAAIEAARAGEAGRGFAVVADEVRSLAARTSSATEEVGRMVADIRQQSEAVVSYIQRQGNELDAAAEQIAATGEQLSGIAELAGSVESQVEQITTGTADNHQRLTAQFVALDQLRADALDSEKQTRQLELAAERLVAQAESASEQLAEVQLDDYHQSIFDLARQGAAAIGARFEADIQAGRVSLDDLFDRNYRAQPNTDPVKYQTRFDRYADEVLPAIQEPLLQKHSALVYAIATTPEGYVPTHNRAFSQPPVGNPEIDRVKSRSKRLFNDRTGGRCGSHQRRVLLQTYSRDTGELMHDLSVPILVGGRHWGGLRLGYRPEQ